CGGGATTAAGTCGATACAATCATCACCCAAATTACTGGGCTTTATTTCGAACTGTTTGGTAGTTCTGATAAAACCTCAGTGTCTTTGTTTGTTGATTTCGGCTTTCCAATTTGTTAAAGATCGATGCGTTTTGATTCGCAAATTAAAATAAACTATTTAGAATGTTTCTCTTGCAAATTGCCGGTATGTTTTACTTTCCAACAATTTGCTTTCTGTTTAATTCGCTTTAATTTGAAAATCTTGGTGGAGGCAAACGGGATCGAACCGATGACCCCCTGCTTGCAAAGCAGGTGCTCTACCAACTGAGCTATGCCCCCGGATGTTCGCTGGTGGGTCTGGTAGGACTTGAACCTACGACCCCACGCTTATCAAGCGTGTGCTCTAACCACCTGAGCTACAAACCCTTTGTAACGCTCTGTCCGATTACCGATAAGTGTGGGTGCCAAGCCCTTTTCTCTAGAAAGGAGGTGATCCAGCCGCAGGTTCCCCTACGGCTACCTTGTTACGACTTCACCCCAGTCATGAAGCATACCGTGGCAAGCGGCCCCCTTGCGGTTAGCCTACCTGCTTCTGGTATCCCCCACTCCCATGGTGTGACGGGCGGTGTGTACAAGACCCGGGAACGTATTCACCGCAGTATGCTGACCTGCGATTACTAGCGATTCCGACTTCATGCACTCGAGTTGCAGAGTGCAATCCGGACTACGATCGGTTTTCTGGGATTGGCTCCGCCTCGCGGCTTGGCTACCCTCTGTACCGACCATTGTATGACGTGTGAAGCCCTGGTCATAAGGGCCATGAGGACTTGACGTCATCCCCACCTTCCTCCGGTTTGTCACCGGCAGTCTCATTAGAGTGCCCAACCAAATGATGGCAACTAATGACAAGGGTTGCGCTCGTTGCGGGACTTAACCCAACATCTCACGACACGAGCTGACGACAGCCATGCAGCACCTGTGTTACGGCTCCCGAAGGCACCCTTCCGTCTCTGGAAGGTTCCGTACATGTCAAGACCAGGTAAGGTTCTTCGCGTTGCATCGAATTAATCCACATCATCCACCGCTTGTGCGGGTCCCCGTCAATTCCTTTGAGTTTTAATCTTGCGACCGTACTCCCCAGGCGGTCGATTTCACGCGTTAGCTACGCTACTAAGGCATCAAGTGCCCCAACAGCTAATCGACATCGTTTAGGGCGTGGACTACCAGGGTATCTAATCCTGTTTGCTACCCACGCTTTCGGGCATGAACGTCAGTGTTATCCCAGGGGGCTGCCTTCGCCATCGGTATTCCTCCACATCTCTACGCATTTCACTGCTACACGTGGAATTCTACCCCCCTCTGACACACTCTAGCCACCCAGTTCGGAACGCAGTTCCCGGGTTGAGCCCGGGGATTTCACATCCCGCTTAAGTAACCGTCTGCGCCCGCTTTACGCCCAGTAATTCCGATTAACGCTCGCACCCTACGTATTACCGCGGCTGCTGGCACGTAGTTAGCCGGTGCTTATTCTTCAGGTACCGTCATCAGAGCACGGTATTAACATGCCCCTTTTCTTCCCTGACAAAAGTCCTTTACAACCCGAAGGCCTTCTTCAGACACGCGGCATGGCTGGATCAGGCTTGCGCCCATTGTCCAAAATTCCCCACTGCTGCCTCCCGTAGGAGTCTGGGCCGTGTCTCAGTCCCAGTGTGGCGGATCATCCTCTCAGACCCGCTACTGATCGTCGCCTTGGTGGGCCTTTACCCCGCCAACCAGCTAATCAGACATCGGCCGCTCGAATAACGCGAGGTCCTAAGATCCCCCGCTTTCCCCCTCAGGGCGTATGCGGTATTAGCTGTCCTTTCGGACAGTTATCCCCCATTACTCGGTACGTTCCGATGCGTTACTCACCCGTTCGCCACTCGCCACCCAAGAAGCAAGCTTCTCTGTGCTGCCGTCCGACTTGCATGTGTAAAGCATGCCGCCAGCGTTCAATCTGAGCCAGGATCAAACTCTTATGTTCAATCTCTAACTTATTCAACTTCTGGTCCGCTTCAAAGAAACCGACAGGAAACAAATGTTTGTCTCTGTCTGTTTTTTGTCGCAGTGCGGGGCTCGCGCACCCACACTTATCGGTAATCGTTTTGTTAAAGAACTGTGCCGCCGAAGCAGCGAAGACGCGAACTATACGGGAACGGGAATTTCAGGTCAAGCCTTGCAGCGGGGATATTTCGGGGGAAAACGGCATTGCCTTGGCAGAAAAGGAAATTTTGTTTTGGAAAAAACGGGCAAAGGCAGGTGAAAGGCTTTAAGGGGCCGTCTGAAAAGCGGTTCTTTCATTTTGCCAGGTAGGGTTTCACTGCTTTTCTGACTTTCGCCAGCCATGCCCTTTGTTCGGCGGGCGAAGGCGGACGGCTGTAGGCAAACTGCCAGTCTTCGTATTGGCGCAATAATTGTGCGACGGTGTCGTCGGCGGTTTGGTTTTGTTCCATCCATTGTAAAAGTTCGGAGGCGGTAACGGCGGGGAAGGTTTCGTCTTCTTCGCCGACGAAGGCGGTTTTGAGCAGCAGGAAGCCTTCGGTGAGCGGTTCCTGCTCTTTGCGGCGGCCGCGTTTCCACCACCAGACGACGGGGATGAGGGCGGCGGCGGTGCCGATGAGGACGGCGAACAGGGCAGTGGCGGGGCCGAAGCGGCCGAGGCCGAGTTTGCCGAACAGGTTGTTTTGACTGCTTTCGTCGTAGTTGACCACCCACTGCTGCCAGTAGAATTGGCCGCTCTCGAGCCATTTGTTCCAGATTTTCGCGCCACTGCCGCTGCCGACAATCATTTCGCGTTCCTGTTCGGGCAGGGCGTTGTCGAGGCCGCCGGAGAGGCGTTGGGCAGAGACGGCGGCGGTGGGGTCGACGCGCAGCCAGGCTTGTTCGTTTTCCAGCCAGATTTCCGCCCAGGCGTGGGCGTTTTTGCTGCGTATCTGCCAGAAGTCGCCGCTTTCCTGATAATCCGCGCCGAGGTAGCCGGTTACGACGCGGGCGGGCACGCCGGCGGCGCGCATCATGACGACGAAACTTTGCGCGTAGTGTTCGCAGAAGCCCTGCCGCCCGTTGAACATGAAGTTGTCGATGCTGTCGCCGCCGCTGCCGTAGAGGGGCGGCTGCAAGGTGTAGGAAAAATGCTGGCTGCGGTAGTGGTTGAGGACTTTTTTTGCGAACTCCCGTGCCGAGCCGCTCTGCTGCGCCAGAAGCTGCGCCAGCTGGCGGGTGCGGATGTTGCCCGAGGGCGGCAGGCGCAGGTAGATTTGTTTTTCAAAATTTTTGAGTTTCTGCGGCAGGCGGTCGTTGGCGCGCGACTGTAACTGTATCCGCCGCAGCCCTTCGCGGCTGCGCACGCGCACCACGTCGCCGAGCTGCACTTTCATGCCCGCCCCGACTCTGCCGACGGGGTAGTCCAGCACGGGAATCACGCCGTTTTGGTCGCGCAGGATCATTTGGTAGGAGAGTTTGCGGCCGTCTGAAACCTGCGGGTCGCTCACTTCGTCGAAATCGGGCATGGCGTGCCACGCGCTGCCGTCGAAATCGGCCATTACGATGGCGCGCCAGTAGAGCTGGTCCTGACGCGGGTTAAGGCTGCCTGAAAAGGTTACGTTGGCCACCAGCTCGTTGCTCTGCACCAGATTGCCGATGCTGCCCGGCTGCATGGTGTCGGACAAACCGGTTTTCGCCTGCGCCTCTTTCTGCTGCGGAATCGCCCACAAAGGCTCGCTGCGGCGCGGCATCACTACAAACAGCACCGCCGCCAGCGGCAGGGTGAGGCCGAAGGCCAACAACCCCTGGCGCAGCGCGTTTTTCGCGTCCGCGCCGCACAGCAGGGCAAAACACACGCCCACCGCCAACAGCGCGGCCAAAAGCCACAGCCCCGTAGTCAGCCCCTGGCCGAACAGCACCGCCGAGCCGATCAAAAACAGCATGGCCAGCAGCAGCACCTGCCAGTCGCGCATGCCGCTGCCTTCAAACGATTTGAGCAGCACCATCAGGAGCAAAAAGGAAATGCCGCCATCGCGCCCGATGACCGTGCCCAGCTGGCTCCACACCAGAAGCCCGCCGCCGACGGCCAACGCCAGCAATACCACGGCGGGCAGCTTGTTCACGCCCGCCTGCAACAGGAAAAACCGCAGAGTCAGCAGGCCGAGGAACACCGCGCCCACGCCCAGCGGAAGCTGCGCCAGAAGCGGCAGCGACGACCACAGCAGGGCGAGCAAAACCGCCGACACGGCTTTTTTCGGCGGCGTTTCTTTTAAAAATTCGGGGTTCAGAATCAGCATGATGTTTGGTTTTCCCTTGGCAGCCTGCCCGCGCTTTTCCGTCTTTCAGACAGCCTTTGTTTTTCATATATAAAGTAGATACGGATTGAACACATCCGAAGCCCGGCCTGCGGCGGGTCGTGTTGATTTGGTTTCGCCCTCTTGCAGAGAGGCCGTCTGAAAACGCGGTTTCGGCGCAGCCAAAAACGAAAAACAGGCTTTTCAGACGGCCTCAAACCCGCTTACCACAAGGCCAACGCGGTCAGGCAGATTTCGCGCTGGCCGTGCTGCGGGGCAATGCTGCGCTGGGGCATTTCGAGGATGTAGGGCAGGCCGCTGCGGTCGGCGTCGAGCACGCGGCGGCACAAGAGGCCGGCGAGACGGTCTTTGGGCGTGCCGGCGGGATAGTCGCGGTAGGAAATGATGTTTTTGTCGGCGGGCGGCACTTCCTCTTCAAAGCGTTTGGACAGCATCTCGCCCGTTTTAGCATAGGTTTTCCACGCGATGTGCTGCACCGGCATGCCGTCCCGGTGCGCTTGGAGATAGGCCGGTTCGTCGCCGCCTTCGGCGGGGCGGCGTTCGGCGGTTTCGCCGCTGCCGCGCGGGGCGGCGGCGGGCACGGCGTGGGCAATCGGGGCGGGATACACCACCGCGTCGCTCGGCCAGTGCCACACGCATTGCGACACGGTGAGGCCGAAGGGGGCGACCGAGGCGGTGCGCAGCGGCGGCACGCGCAAATGGCCGCGCAGCAGGGCGGGCACGCGCCAGTCGAAAGCCGCGCTGCCCTCTTCCGCGCGCCAGGGCTGCCAGATGTTTTCAGACGGCCTCTGCGCGGCCAGATAGTCGTCTTCGCTGCACAGCCAGAGGAAACGGGTGCGCTGCGGGCTCTGCGCCGTCAGCTGCAACACCGCGTCCTGCCCCGCGAACACCTCCTGCGGCATGGCCACGTCGATTTTCAGCGCGAGCAGCTGGCGCAGGTTGAGCAGCACGCCCACGGCGAGAAAGCCCAGCAGCCAGAAGGCGGCGACGTAGGCGAGGTTGACCTGATAGTTCACGCCCACCAGCCACAGCAGGAAAACCACCACCAGCAGCCCCGCGCCCAGCCGCGTCGGGCGGCAGCGGATGGCGGCGAGGGTGGGCGAGCGGCCGGATGCCGGAGCGGGCTTACTGGACGGGAACATGGCTGAGGATGCCCGAGAGAATCTGCGCCGCCGTCGCGCCCTGCTGCACCGGTTGCAGGCGGTGGTTGGCCACGGACACCCACACCGCCTTCACATCGTCGGGCAGCACATGGCCGCGC
The window above is part of the Neisseria bacilliformis genome. Proteins encoded here:
- a CDS encoding transglutaminaseTgpA domain-containing protein, whose product is MLILNPEFLKETPPKKAVSAVLLALLWSSLPLLAQLPLGVGAVFLGLLTLRFFLLQAGVNKLPAVVLLALAVGGGLLVWSQLGTVIGRDGGISFLLLMVLLKSFEGSGMRDWQVLLLAMLFLIGSAVLFGQGLTTGLWLLAALLAVGVCFALLCGADAKNALRQGLLAFGLTLPLAAVLFVVMPRRSEPLWAIPQQKEAQAKTGLSDTMQPGSIGNLVQSNELVANVTFSGSLNPRQDQLYWRAIVMADFDGSAWHAMPDFDEVSDPQVSDGRKLSYQMILRDQNGVIPVLDYPVGRVGAGMKVQLGDVVRVRSREGLRRIQLQSRANDRLPQKLKNFEKQIYLRLPPSGNIRTRQLAQLLAQQSGSAREFAKKVLNHYRSQHFSYTLQPPLYGSGGDSIDNFMFNGRQGFCEHYAQSFVVMMRAAGVPARVVTGYLGADYQESGDFWQIRSKNAHAWAEIWLENEQAWLRVDPTAAVSAQRLSGGLDNALPEQEREMIVGSGSGAKIWNKWLESGQFYWQQWVVNYDESSQNNLFGKLGLGRFGPATALFAVLIGTAAALIPVVWWWKRGRRKEQEPLTEGFLLLKTAFVGEEDETFPAVTASELLQWMEQNQTADDTVAQLLRQYEDWQFAYSRPPSPAEQRAWLAKVRKAVKPYLAK
- a CDS encoding DUF58 domain-containing protein; this encodes MFPSSKPAPASGRSPTLAAIRCRPTRLGAGLLVVVFLLWLVGVNYQVNLAYVAAFWLLGFLAVGVLLNLRQLLALKIDVAMPQEVFAGQDAVLQLTAQSPQRTRFLWLCSEDDYLAAQRPSENIWQPWRAEEGSAAFDWRVPALLRGHLRVPPLRTASVAPFGLTVSQCVWHWPSDAVVYPAPIAHAVPAAAPRGSGETAERRPAEGGDEPAYLQAHRDGMPVQHIAWKTYAKTGEMLSKRFEEEVPPADKNIISYRDYPAGTPKDRLAGLLCRRVLDADRSGLPYILEMPQRSIAPQHGQREICLTALALW